The Enterococcus sp. 7F3_DIV0205 genome has a window encoding:
- a CDS encoding GNAT family N-acetyltransferase produces the protein MVKIVNWNSEEYWAGIDLRNKLLKTSAGKEWIKDLPLNEEKDTHVAAMIDGIVVGTLLLSKKSQTIAQIKQVAINEDYQGFGIGKKLLQFAEKIAELMAFQTVVLTGRKQAWGFYDHFGYQSVGYAYSDGQVTLKKFKKRIYTKKRIGTLEIIKHITLKEMETNG, from the coding sequence ATGGTGAAAATCGTAAATTGGAACAGTGAAGAATATTGGGCAGGAATAGACTTAAGAAACAAGTTGCTAAAAACAAGTGCTGGTAAAGAATGGATCAAGGATCTACCTTTAAATGAAGAAAAGGATACCCATGTAGCAGCGATGATCGATGGGATTGTTGTAGGAACCTTACTTCTTTCAAAAAAGAGCCAAACAATAGCACAAATCAAACAAGTGGCCATCAACGAAGACTATCAAGGATTCGGCATTGGAAAAAAATTACTTCAATTTGCTGAAAAAATTGCAGAACTTATGGCTTTTCAAACTGTAGTTTTAACTGGTCGTAAGCAAGCTTGGGGTTTTTATGATCATTTTGGCTATCAAAGTGTGGGGTATGCCTATTCAGATGGACAAGTGACTTTGAAAAAATTTAAAAAAAGAATTTACACTAAAAAAAGAATTGGAACACTTGAAATTATCAAACATATAACGCTAAAGGAGATGGAAACAAATGGATGA
- a CDS encoding MgtC/SapB family protein, translating into MIIGAERQWRKKLAGMRTMTLVTFGACQFVSLSTLIQDDSSPTRIAAQVVSGIGFLAGGVILREGFSVTGINTAATLWCSAAVGSMIGAGFVIEGVICAVALMLVNILLRNLSFKIDDYTVQKEEEQTDSIHYLSVIASNTSEVMLRTEIIQLLDKYCLTFTKFSCTDLAGKKVRLFLEIEATRNGTLAVNAITSELSQFSEVIEINQLNN; encoded by the coding sequence ATGATCATCGGTGCAGAAAGGCAATGGCGAAAAAAATTAGCTGGGATGAGAACGATGACCTTAGTCACATTTGGTGCTTGCCAATTTGTTTCACTGTCTACTTTGATCCAAGACGATAGTAGTCCGACTCGAATAGCAGCCCAAGTAGTCAGTGGAATTGGATTTCTTGCTGGAGGAGTGATTTTAAGAGAAGGATTTAGTGTGACTGGTATCAATACAGCAGCAACCTTATGGTGTTCAGCAGCTGTTGGCAGCATGATTGGAGCTGGATTTGTGATTGAAGGAGTTATTTGTGCAGTTGCTCTAATGCTAGTCAATATTTTGCTAAGAAATTTATCTTTCAAAATAGATGACTATACCGTGCAAAAAGAAGAGGAACAAACAGATTCGATCCATTATCTTTCTGTTATTGCAAGCAATACTAGTGAGGTCATGCTTAGAACAGAGATTATTCAGTTGTTAGATAAATATTGTTTAACCTTCACTAAGTTTTCATGTACAGATCTAGCAGGGAAAAAAGTACGACTATTTTTGGAAATCGAAGCGACAAGAAATGGGACACTTGCGGTAAATGCGATCACTTCAGAATTATCTCAGTTTTCAGAAGTTATTGAAATCAATCAACTAAACAATTAA
- the dnaI gene encoding primosomal protein DnaI, producing MEDVGKEMSKIIQSRDMNERYNELVEVVLKDTDVQTFIQENRDRLTDDDIRKSYSKLYEFVQEKRKYQLNDPTMIAPGYEPKLTLNFHYIDVTYVPTEALIAKQKEDEIRKRVRAMDMPKDVREASLGRFDTASQGRAQAMAETMKFLNEYTSNPKEFHKGLYLQGTFGVGKSFLLGAIANSLAERGFVTTIVHFPTFTVEMKQAIGKDMVGPKLDAVKKSPVLMIDDLGAESMTSWIRDDVLSVILQYRMQEQLVTFFSSNLDLKDLEKHLSVTQRGEQEPLKARRIMERIRYLAQEITMSGNDRRNG from the coding sequence ATGGAAGATGTAGGGAAAGAAATGTCAAAAATCATTCAAAGCAGAGATATGAATGAGCGATACAATGAGCTAGTTGAGGTTGTCTTGAAAGATACGGATGTCCAAACGTTTATTCAGGAAAATCGTGACCGATTAACAGATGATGATATCCGGAAGAGTTATTCAAAATTATATGAATTTGTTCAAGAAAAACGCAAGTATCAGTTGAATGACCCAACAATGATCGCCCCTGGATACGAACCTAAACTAACCTTAAATTTCCATTATATTGATGTCACCTACGTGCCGACAGAAGCGCTGATCGCTAAGCAAAAAGAAGACGAGATTCGTAAAAGAGTTCGTGCAATGGATATGCCAAAAGATGTACGAGAAGCAAGCTTAGGTAGATTTGATACAGCATCGCAAGGGCGTGCTCAAGCGATGGCAGAAACAATGAAATTTTTAAACGAGTATACGTCTAATCCAAAAGAATTTCACAAAGGGCTTTATTTGCAAGGAACCTTTGGGGTTGGTAAATCCTTTTTGCTAGGTGCAATTGCTAACAGCTTAGCCGAACGTGGTTTTGTTACAACAATTGTTCATTTTCCAACTTTTACAGTCGAAATGAAACAGGCAATCGGTAAAGATATGGTCGGTCCTAAATTGGATGCAGTCAAAAAATCACCGGTTTTAATGATCGATGATCTTGGTGCAGAATCAATGACTTCTTGGATTCGAGATGACGTGCTGAGCGTTATTTTACAATATCGAATGCAAGAACAATTAGTGACATTTTTTTCTTCAAACCTTGATTTAAAAGACCTAGAAAAACATTTATCTGTGACGCAGCGTGGTGAACAAGAGCCGTTGAAGGCCCGTCGAATCATGGAACGTATTCGTTATTTAGCGCAAGAGATAACGATGTCAGGTAATGATCGTAGAAATGGTTGA
- the coaE gene encoding dephospho-CoA kinase (Dephospho-CoA kinase (CoaE) performs the final step in coenzyme A biosynthesis.) — translation MGMVLGLTGGIATGKSTVVNVFKGLGFPVVDADVIAREIVEIGTPALTKIAITFGSEVLYSDGSLDRKKLGDIVFSDEKKRTQLNELLSPFLKEAILSQIAAKKNETSLIVVDIPLLYEGGYDAFVDKVAVVYVPEKTQMIRLMKRDNLTETEANQRVNSQLSIEKKKEKADIIFDNQKSIQETEKIVKDWVLENNFL, via the coding sequence ATGGGAATGGTCTTAGGTTTGACTGGTGGAATCGCAACTGGGAAAAGTACGGTTGTTAACGTATTTAAAGGATTAGGATTTCCTGTGGTAGATGCCGATGTGATCGCTCGGGAAATTGTTGAAATAGGAACTCCGGCATTAACAAAAATAGCAATTACTTTTGGTTCAGAGGTATTATACTCAGATGGATCATTAGATCGAAAAAAACTTGGAGACATTGTTTTTTCAGATGAAAAAAAAAGAACACAATTAAATGAATTATTATCCCCATTTCTCAAAGAGGCTATTTTATCTCAGATTGCAGCCAAAAAAAATGAAACTTCGCTGATTGTTGTGGATATACCTTTATTATACGAAGGTGGGTATGATGCGTTTGTTGACAAAGTAGCCGTTGTCTATGTACCTGAAAAAACTCAGATGATTCGTTTGATGAAACGAGATAATTTAACTGAAACTGAAGCGAATCAACGAGTAAATAGTCAATTGTCAATTGAAAAGAAAAAAGAAAAAGCTGATATAATATTTGATAATCAAAAAAGCATTCAAGAAACAGAAAAAATAGTGAAGGACTGGGTATTAGAAAATAATTTCTTATAG
- the nrdR gene encoding transcriptional regulator NrdR, with translation MRCPRCHHNNSRVIDSRQADDGRAIRRRRECENCNYRFTTFERIEAAPLLVIKKNGDREEFNREKILRGLIRSAEKRPVAMEQMEQIVDNVENRVRSLGENEVSTTLVGEYVMEDLVNLDEIAYIRFASVYRQFKDMSVFLKELQGIVDKAKSSNSDTTNE, from the coding sequence ATGCGTTGTCCAAGATGTCATCATAATAATTCCCGTGTAATTGATAGCCGTCAAGCAGATGATGGGCGTGCAATTCGTCGTCGTAGAGAATGCGAAAATTGTAATTACCGATTTACAACATTCGAGCGAATCGAAGCAGCTCCACTACTTGTTATCAAGAAAAATGGTGATCGGGAAGAATTTAATAGAGAGAAAATTTTACGTGGGTTGATTCGGTCTGCGGAAAAACGTCCAGTGGCCATGGAACAAATGGAACAAATCGTTGATAATGTTGAAAACCGTGTTCGTAGTTTGGGTGAAAATGAAGTTTCAACTACTTTAGTTGGTGAGTATGTTATGGAAGATTTAGTCAATTTAGATGAAATTGCGTATATTCGATTCGCTAGTGTATATCGTCAATTTAAAGATATGAGTGTCTTCTTAAAAGAACTGCAAGGTATCGTGGATAAAGCAAAATCTTCAAATTCAGATACAACCAATGAATAA
- a CDS encoding replication initiation and membrane attachment family protein encodes MKDSWKEVHPKSIFQVAVPYPLSNQEQMILTLLYQPIIGAEAFSLYLTLLSEVEGKGTSESLFHADLITMMDMSIKQIETARKKLEGIGLLSTFAKNDSELGVHFMYRLNHPETAERFFKDEVLSLTLLNSVGQRKLDKLFERFQPTFVNLTSYAEVSVGFKDAYVFKEEQILSHSEQLSRMEQSFIDPRPAQTVSAVNESFDWSYFLQGIEKLGIKLPDNSNGFKEEVFVFHNLFGITELDMIDFCSKSFDYYTSKIDIKDFERAVYRTYDPDKKQKPSEFQKNDSVDLSAEDQQTYRYNSLKMNGFSTQDIQMIMDSEKNFPLNYLEALKNERGGYTTPQERSLVKYLVSKSGLPNSVINVLINYVYNIQKQPTLKADYVNRIANEWAQSGIFSPEKAIEHVREIAKKGKEQKQTRQRYGQNNRPIRQETLPDWVENPVEEQKLSKEEQARLDKEIQDFLSKGGGN; translated from the coding sequence TTGAAAGACAGTTGGAAAGAAGTCCATCCTAAAAGTATTTTTCAAGTAGCCGTACCTTATCCATTATCCAATCAAGAACAAATGATATTGACGCTTTTATATCAGCCGATTATTGGTGCCGAAGCGTTCAGTTTATATTTGACACTTTTATCGGAAGTGGAAGGGAAAGGTACTAGTGAATCACTTTTTCATGCTGATTTGATTACGATGATGGATATGAGTATAAAACAAATCGAAACAGCCCGAAAAAAGCTAGAAGGGATCGGACTGTTGTCGACTTTTGCAAAAAACGATTCTGAGTTAGGTGTGCATTTCATGTATCGTTTAAATCACCCTGAAACTGCTGAACGTTTTTTTAAAGATGAAGTTCTGTCGTTGACACTCTTGAATAGTGTGGGACAAAGAAAATTAGACAAATTATTTGAACGGTTTCAACCAACATTTGTAAACTTAACTAGTTATGCGGAAGTTTCAGTTGGATTTAAAGATGCTTATGTTTTCAAAGAGGAGCAAATTCTATCTCATAGTGAACAGTTAAGCAGAATGGAGCAATCTTTTATCGATCCACGCCCTGCACAAACAGTAAGTGCAGTTAATGAAAGTTTTGACTGGTCGTACTTTCTTCAAGGAATCGAAAAATTAGGAATTAAGTTGCCGGATAATAGTAATGGATTCAAAGAAGAAGTCTTTGTTTTTCACAATCTATTTGGAATCACTGAATTGGATATGATCGATTTTTGCTCTAAGTCATTTGACTATTACACAAGCAAGATTGATATCAAAGACTTTGAAAGAGCAGTCTATCGAACTTATGACCCAGATAAAAAACAAAAACCTAGTGAGTTTCAAAAAAATGATTCTGTTGATTTATCTGCTGAAGATCAACAAACGTACCGTTATAATTCATTAAAAATGAACGGTTTTTCGACACAAGATATTCAAATGATCATGGATAGTGAAAAAAATTTCCCTCTAAATTATTTGGAAGCTTTAAAAAACGAACGTGGTGGGTACACAACGCCCCAAGAACGTTCGCTAGTCAAATATTTAGTGAGTAAGTCTGGTTTGCCTAACAGTGTGATCAATGTTTTAATCAATTACGTCTACAATATCCAAAAACAGCCTACACTGAAAGCTGATTACGTGAATCGAATTGCCAACGAATGGGCGCAAAGTGGTATTTTCTCACCAGAAAAGGCCATTGAACATGTACGTGAAATCGCTAAAAAAGGCAAAGAACAAAAACAAACAAGACAACGTTATGGTCAAAATAATCGGCCGATTCGTCAAGAGACGTTACCAGATTGGGTAGAAAATCCAGTAGAAGAACAAAAATTATCAAAAGAGGAACAAGCAAGGCTAGATAAAGAAATTCAAGATTTCTTGAGTAAAGGAGGTGGCAATTAA
- the polA gene encoding DNA polymerase I yields the protein MTKNKLLLVDGNSVAFRAFFALHNSLERFKNKNGLHTNAVYAFNNMFENVMAKENPTHVLVAFDAGKTTFRTEFYPEYKAGRSKTPGEFKEQMPYIRELLTGLGVKYYELDNYEADDIIGTLATKVPKDEFDVVVLSGDRDLTQLATDSVKVDITIKGVSDLESYTPEHVAEKYDGLTPNQIIDMKGLAGDTSDNIPGVTKIGEKTAIKLLKEFGSVEGVYENIDSLKQSKMKENLINDKEQAFMSKRLATINVDSPVEVNIDELKYEGKDLEKLIPFYKEMEFKQMLSKLNVEEETVELEDVHFDVVDTFTKEMFTDDMALYVEMLEDNYHTSPIVGVAWGTKNKVYATNSLELFESKPFVEWLLSDKFKKIVYDAKRTYVSLNRYVGKTQGITFDVLLAAYLLDTNDNSADIEGVAQHYGYTDIHSDESVYGKGAKKGLPEDDEAFFSHLARKVNAIHFLSEKLDAELVEKNQADLFYKMELPLSKILGDMEITGIRVDANRLKEMRIEFSDRLREIEQKIYAEAGEEFNLNSPKQLGVILFEKMGLPVIKKTKTGYSTAVDVLEQLKEQAPIVEDILIYRQIAKIQSTYVEGLLKVIQPDDKIHTRYVQTLTQTGRLSSVDPNLQNIPIRLDEGRKIRQAFVPRENDWMIFSSDYSQIELRVLAHISDDQHLKEAFIEGQDIHSSTAMRVFGIEKPEDVTPNMRRQAKAVNFGIVYGISDYGLSQNLGITRKQAQEYIDTYFEKYPGVKKYMEDIVRDAKDKGFVETLYNRRRYLPDINSRNFNLRSFAERTAINTPIQGSAADILKIAMINMEQRLKEENMQATMLLQVHDELVFEAPESELEQLNTLVKDVMENAVALHVPLLTDSSWGKTWYEAK from the coding sequence ATGACAAAAAATAAGTTATTATTAGTTGATGGAAATAGTGTGGCATTTCGCGCTTTTTTTGCTTTACACAATTCACTAGAGCGTTTTAAAAATAAAAATGGATTACATACTAATGCCGTCTACGCGTTTAACAATATGTTTGAAAACGTTATGGCAAAGGAAAACCCAACCCATGTTTTAGTTGCATTTGATGCAGGCAAAACAACCTTTAGAACTGAATTTTATCCTGAATATAAAGCAGGCCGTTCAAAAACACCGGGAGAATTTAAAGAACAAATGCCTTACATTCGAGAGTTGTTGACTGGTTTAGGTGTGAAATATTATGAGTTAGATAATTATGAGGCGGACGATATCATTGGTACACTTGCAACTAAAGTTCCAAAAGACGAGTTTGATGTTGTTGTATTGTCAGGAGATCGAGATTTGACTCAACTAGCAACAGATTCAGTAAAAGTTGACATCACGATCAAAGGAGTTAGTGATCTAGAATCTTACACACCAGAGCATGTGGCTGAAAAATATGATGGTTTAACTCCAAATCAGATTATCGATATGAAAGGTTTGGCTGGAGATACTTCAGATAATATTCCTGGCGTAACCAAAATCGGTGAGAAGACCGCAATTAAGCTATTAAAAGAATTTGGTTCAGTCGAAGGTGTTTATGAAAACATCGATAGCTTGAAGCAAAGCAAAATGAAAGAAAATCTAATCAACGACAAAGAACAAGCTTTTATGTCTAAACGTTTAGCAACGATCAATGTTGATTCTCCAGTTGAAGTCAATATTGATGAGTTGAAATACGAAGGCAAAGATTTAGAGAAATTAATTCCTTTTTATAAAGAAATGGAATTCAAGCAAATGTTAAGTAAGTTAAATGTCGAAGAAGAGACGGTTGAACTTGAAGATGTCCATTTTGATGTAGTAGATACGTTCACTAAAGAAATGTTTACTGATGATATGGCATTATATGTTGAGATGCTAGAAGATAATTATCATACCTCTCCTATTGTAGGTGTGGCATGGGGAACGAAGAACAAAGTATATGCGACAAATAGCCTTGAACTGTTTGAAAGCAAACCATTTGTTGAATGGTTGTTATCAGATAAATTTAAGAAAATAGTATATGATGCAAAGCGCACATATGTCTCGCTTAACCGTTATGTTGGTAAAACTCAGGGCATTACATTCGATGTATTATTAGCGGCATACTTATTAGATACAAACGACAATAGTGCTGATATCGAAGGAGTAGCGCAGCACTATGGTTATACAGATATCCATTCTGATGAATCAGTCTATGGAAAAGGGGCTAAGAAAGGTTTACCAGAAGATGATGAGGCATTTTTCAGTCATCTCGCTCGAAAAGTCAATGCTATTCATTTCCTTTCTGAAAAACTAGATGCAGAATTAGTTGAAAAAAATCAAGCTGACTTATTCTATAAGATGGAATTGCCTCTTTCGAAAATCTTAGGTGATATGGAAATTACAGGAATTCGTGTAGATGCAAATCGATTGAAAGAAATGCGTATCGAATTTTCAGATCGACTTCGTGAAATCGAACAAAAAATTTATGCAGAAGCAGGCGAAGAATTCAATCTAAATTCACCGAAACAATTAGGGGTGATTTTATTTGAAAAAATGGGCCTACCTGTAATAAAAAAGACAAAGACAGGCTATTCAACAGCTGTTGATGTATTAGAGCAATTAAAAGAACAGGCGCCGATTGTTGAAGACATTTTGATTTATCGTCAAATTGCCAAGATCCAATCAACATATGTAGAAGGATTACTAAAAGTGATTCAGCCAGATGATAAAATTCATACACGCTATGTTCAAACATTGACACAAACTGGTCGTTTAAGTTCTGTTGATCCTAACCTACAAAATATTCCTATTCGTTTAGATGAGGGTCGAAAAATTCGTCAAGCCTTTGTGCCTAGAGAAAACGATTGGATGATTTTTTCATCCGATTATTCTCAAATTGAACTACGTGTTTTAGCACATATTTCAGATGATCAGCATTTAAAGGAAGCCTTTATTGAAGGACAAGATATTCACTCTAGTACAGCAATGCGTGTATTTGGCATTGAAAAACCAGAAGATGTGACGCCGAATATGCGTCGTCAGGCGAAAGCTGTCAACTTTGGGATCGTCTATGGTATCAGTGATTATGGTTTGTCTCAAAATTTAGGGATTACTAGAAAACAAGCGCAAGAATATATTGATACCTATTTTGAAAAATACCCAGGAGTTAAAAAATATATGGAAGATATCGTACGCGATGCAAAAGACAAAGGCTTTGTAGAAACGCTTTATAATCGCCGCCGTTACTTACCAGATATCAACTCTCGTAATTTCAATTTGCGGTCGTTTGCAGAGCGAACGGCGATCAATACACCTATTCAAGGAAGTGCTGCGGATATTTTGAAAATCGCAATGATCAATATGGAACAGCGATTGAAAGAAGAAAACATGCAGGCGACGATGTTGTTACAAGTACATGATGAACTTGTTTTTGAAGCGCCTGAATCTGAATTAGAACAACTAAATACATTAGTTAAAGATGTGATGGAGAATGCTGTGGCTCTGCATGTACCGCTGTTAACAGACAGCAGTTGGGGCAAGACATGGTATGAAGCAAAATAA
- the mutM gene encoding DNA-formamidopyrimidine glycosylase, with product MPELPEVETVRKGLEKLVVGKTIEEVTILWPRIIESPETDIFAQQLIGQKIEKMERRGKFLIFKLTNYDMISHLRMEGKYETHDPEEERTKHTHVIFTFTDGTELRYLDVRKFGRMVLVAKDQGEKYKGILALGPEPIPASFKLSEFHTGLKRHHKAIKPLLLDQRLVTGLGNIYVDEALWEAKIHPEQPADTLKPKEVERLYHAIIDVLGRAVEAGGTTIRSYLNALGEAGTFQISLNVYGQTEKPCPRCATPIKKIKVAQRGTHFCPKCQTLKARN from the coding sequence TTGCCTGAATTACCAGAAGTTGAAACAGTCAGAAAAGGATTAGAAAAATTAGTTGTAGGGAAAACGATTGAAGAAGTCACGATTTTGTGGCCGAGAATCATTGAATCACCAGAAACAGACATTTTTGCACAGCAGTTGATTGGTCAAAAAATCGAAAAAATGGAACGTCGAGGGAAGTTTTTGATTTTTAAATTAACCAATTACGATATGATATCCCATCTGAGAATGGAAGGAAAATACGAAACCCATGATCCGGAAGAAGAACGTACTAAACATACTCACGTGATTTTCACCTTTACGGATGGAACAGAATTACGATATCTTGACGTTCGGAAATTTGGACGGATGGTGTTAGTGGCGAAAGATCAAGGAGAAAAATACAAGGGGATTTTAGCGCTAGGTCCTGAACCGATACCAGCATCGTTTAAACTATCAGAATTTCATACTGGGTTAAAAAGACACCACAAAGCAATCAAACCACTGTTATTAGATCAGCGTTTAGTGACAGGACTAGGTAATATCTATGTAGATGAAGCATTGTGGGAAGCGAAAATTCATCCAGAACAGCCAGCTGATACTTTAAAACCTAAAGAAGTCGAAAGGCTATATCATGCAATCATTGATGTTCTTGGACGTGCTGTTGAAGCCGGCGGAACAACAATTCGCAGTTATTTAAATGCACTGGGGGAAGCTGGGACTTTTCAAATCTCATTAAATGTCTATGGTCAGACGGAAAAACCTTGTCCAAGATGTGCAACACCAATTAAGAAAATAAAAGTCGCTCAACGAGGGACCCATTTTTGTCCGAAGTGCCAGACATTGAAAGCGAGGAATTGA
- the mgtA gene encoding magnesium-translocating P-type ATPase translates to MEKRVLETKQSNQSYEYFARNSIENIITYFKSSKGGLTHQQAVLSREEYGENIITHGKKTPLFLEVIKAYFTPFTIVLLTLAIISFITDYVIAAPADRDLVGVLIILAMVLISGTMTLIQSVKSNQAAEKLNNLVKVTATVVRRKKTVELPIEEIVCGDIVKLSAGDMIPADIRLTKTKDLFVSQSAMTGESYPVEKRADYKLKVNSVETEYENIVFMGSNVISGSAEGIVVSVGDGTLFGKVAQDVSDKNPQTNFEVGISKTSWLLIRFMLVMAPAVFLINGLTKGDWFEAFLFGLSVAVGLTPEMLPMIVTTNLVKGASSMAKKGTIIKNLNAIQNFGAIDILCTDKTGTLTQDKIILEYHLDCDGKEDSRVLRHAFFNSYYQTGLKNLMDVAIIDAAKSELSIDPSEYRKVDEIPFDFKRRRMSVVIEDTSGKTQMITKGAVEEMLEISGYVDYQGTVTPLTEELKSEILKTVEELNEDGLRVLAVSQKTNPATVDEFSVSDENEMVLIGYLAFLDPPKETTKAALEALKNHGVGVKVLTGDNALVTKSVCKQVGLANEELITGNEITRMNDFELKTIAEKYNIFVKLTPQQKTRIVQVLREAGHTVGFMGDGINDAPAMKEADVGISVDTAVDIAKESADVILLEKDLMVLERGLLAGRTTFGNIMKYVKMTASSNFGNMFSVVVASIFLPFLPMLPLQLLFLNLIYDISCMSIPWDHVDDEYLEQPKKWDASKIGSFMTWLGPTSSVFDITTYLLMYFVICPQLVGGNYHDLAPAQQATFIAIFHAGWFVESLWSQTLVIHTLRTPKMPFLQSRASFILTTITSLGIAVGTILPFTGFGQSLGLAELPLNYFAWLGLTIVSYLILVMIVKKFYVRRFGELL, encoded by the coding sequence ATGGAGAAAAGAGTATTAGAAACTAAACAGAGTAATCAATCTTATGAGTATTTTGCAAGAAACTCAATAGAAAATATCATAACGTATTTCAAGTCTTCAAAAGGAGGCCTCACCCATCAACAAGCTGTTTTATCTAGAGAAGAATATGGGGAAAATATTATTACACATGGAAAGAAAACACCATTGTTTCTTGAAGTGATCAAAGCGTACTTTACCCCTTTTACGATTGTATTACTTACATTAGCGATCATTTCATTTATTACTGATTATGTGATTGCAGCACCTGCTGATCGTGATCTTGTCGGTGTTTTGATCATTTTAGCAATGGTCTTGATCAGTGGAACAATGACCTTGATTCAATCGGTTAAATCAAATCAAGCGGCAGAAAAATTGAATAATTTGGTAAAGGTGACTGCAACTGTTGTTCGTAGAAAGAAGACAGTTGAGCTTCCGATAGAAGAAATTGTTTGCGGTGATATCGTAAAATTATCTGCTGGGGATATGATTCCGGCGGATATACGACTAACGAAAACCAAAGATTTATTTGTTTCTCAATCTGCCATGACAGGTGAGAGTTATCCAGTAGAAAAAAGAGCAGACTATAAATTAAAGGTAAACAGTGTTGAAACAGAGTATGAAAATATCGTATTTATGGGCAGCAATGTCATTAGTGGTAGCGCGGAAGGAATCGTAGTCTCAGTAGGAGATGGTACGCTTTTCGGTAAAGTAGCGCAAGATGTTTCTGACAAAAATCCTCAAACAAATTTTGAAGTGGGGATTAGCAAAACGTCATGGTTATTGATTCGGTTTATGTTAGTGATGGCACCTGCAGTATTTTTGATCAATGGCTTAACAAAAGGTGATTGGTTTGAAGCCTTTCTTTTTGGTTTATCAGTTGCAGTTGGTTTAACGCCGGAAATGTTGCCAATGATCGTCACGACCAATCTTGTAAAAGGTGCTTCAAGTATGGCGAAAAAAGGAACTATCATAAAGAATTTAAATGCGATTCAAAATTTCGGTGCGATCGATATTTTATGTACTGATAAGACAGGGACACTTACCCAAGACAAAATTATCCTAGAATATCATTTAGACTGTGATGGGAAAGAAGATAGTCGTGTATTACGTCATGCTTTTTTCAATAGTTATTATCAAACAGGACTTAAAAATTTAATGGATGTTGCCATCATTGATGCAGCAAAATCAGAACTGTCGATTGATCCTTCTGAGTATCGTAAAGTAGACGAAATTCCCTTTGATTTTAAACGTCGTCGGATGAGTGTTGTAATCGAAGATACTTCTGGAAAAACGCAAATGATCACTAAAGGCGCTGTAGAAGAAATGCTAGAAATTTCAGGCTATGTTGATTATCAAGGCACAGTCACACCGTTAACAGAAGAGCTTAAAAGTGAAATTTTAAAAACAGTTGAAGAGTTAAATGAAGATGGACTACGTGTATTAGCAGTTTCTCAAAAAACAAATCCTGCGACGGTTGATGAATTCTCTGTTTCTGATGAAAATGAAATGGTTTTGATTGGCTACCTTGCCTTCCTTGATCCGCCAAAAGAAACAACGAAAGCGGCTTTAGAAGCGCTAAAAAATCATGGTGTCGGTGTTAAAGTATTGACTGGCGACAATGCGTTAGTGACAAAATCAGTGTGTAAACAAGTGGGGTTAGCCAATGAAGAGTTAATCACTGGAAATGAAATTACACGAATGAACGATTTTGAATTAAAAACGATTGCTGAAAAATATAACATTTTTGTTAAATTGACCCCACAACAAAAAACAAGAATTGTTCAGGTATTAAGAGAAGCAGGGCATACGGTTGGTTTTATGGGGGATGGAATCAATGATGCGCCTGCTATGAAAGAAGCGGATGTAGGCATTTCTGTCGATACGGCTGTCGATATTGCAAAGGAATCGGCGGATGTCATCTTGCTAGAAAAAGACTTGATGGTTCTGGAACGAGGCTTGTTAGCAGGTAGAACGACATTTGGGAATATCATGAAATATGTCAAAATGACAGCGAGCTCTAATTTCGGTAATATGTTTTCAGTTGTTGTTGCTAGTATCTTTTTACCTTTTTTACCGATGCTACCTCTACAATTGCTGTTTTTGAATTTGATTTACGATATTTCTTGTATGTCGATACCATGGGATCATGTTGATGATGAATACTTGGAGCAACCTAAGAAGTGGGATGCTTCAAAAATTGGTTCGTTCATGACATGGTTAGGACCTACTAGCTCAGTCTTTGATATTACGACATATCTATTAATGTATTTTGTTATCTGTCCTCAATTGGTTGGCGGCAATTATCATGACTTAGCACCAGCACAGCAAGCAACCTTTATTGCGATTTTCCACGCAGGATGGTTTGTAGAATCCCTTTGGTCGCAAACTTTGGTGATCCATACATTGCGGACGCCAAAAATGCCATTTTTACAAAGTCGAGCATCATTTATTTTAACAACGATTACTTCATTAGGAATTGCCGTTGGAACGATTTTACCATTTACGGGATTTGGTCAAAGTTTAGGCTTAGCTGAATTGCCATTAAACTATTTTGCTTGGTTAGGTCTAACCATAGTTAGTTACTTGATTTTAGTAATGATTGTTAAAAAATTCTATGTGAGACGCTTTGGTGAATTATTGTAA